TTGTAGTAACGGACCACATTCTCGTGGTTCAACCGCGACAGAAGCTCCACCTCGCGGGTCATCTTCTTGTAGAACTGCTTGCTGCGCGCCGGCAACCGAATGCGCTTGATGGCGTACTCACGGTTGTCGAGTTTGTTTCGCGCCTTCAGCACATCGCCGTACGCGCCCTTACCGAGGTAGGAGAGGATTTCGAATTCCGTTTGTATGCGGGACTTCTCGAGCCCGGTCACGGCACAGCTGCTGGGCAGGGGCGGTAGAATGTATGGCACCACGCAGTTTGGAGCAGTCCCCTGCTGGGGACGCTTCGCTCGATCGACCGCGGCCGTCACCGCAGGCTCGAGCGCCGGGTGATCGTGCAGTAACATTGGACGGAGAAATGGGTGATCGAGCAGATCGGTGGCCGAGATGGTGCGTTCCGATTTGCACCGTTCAATAAAATCCTTCATCTCGGAGTGCGGTGCCAGCAGGGCTTCGATCAGTGTGCCGAGGGCGGGCAGATCGGCCGTCCGGCACGACTGCCCGTCGCTCAGCTCCATGATGAACGGGATGAGGCGAAAGTCCGCCACACGCACCATGCCCGCGTTGTCCATGAACACGGTCGAATCGGATACGTTGTCGTGCGACACGCCATTGTTGTGGAGGTAGATCAGGGCTTCGAGAATGCCCTTGGCCACCATGCTTGCTCCCTCGACGCTCCACCCGAGCGGGCCGGAAATACTGAAAAGGCTGGTGCCGAGAATGAACTCCTGGGCCACGAACAGGGTTAGCGCTTCCTTGCCCACCCGGCACAGCACGCTCTCGTACGCGATCACGTTCTTGTGCTTTAGCGACGTCAGGCCGTCCACGAGCCGTTCGAtgtcggccaccaccgcctctACCGGGCGCCCTCGGATGGTTTTACACTCCGAATCGTGCTCCCCGTCGTAGTACACGGTCCACTCGGTCAGATAGACCAGTTCGCCCGTCTGCTGGTCGATGCCCGGAAACGTGATGCAGCCACGTTGCGAGTGGCCAAGGCAAGCACCGCGCAACACTTTCCTACCGTCGCGAAGATACAACAGCTCGCTCCGACGGTGCTCGAGGCAGAACACGCCGTCGCTGTTCTCGGTCGAGGAACTGGCGTGGTGCATCCGATGCATCGGGCTCGATTCGTTCAAACTGTGGCGCGATTCGCGTCGCGTCCGCTGCAGCTCCTTCTTCAATCGCTGCAGCTCGTCGCGGATCGCCTGCCGTTTCTGGACCTTTTCCGCTTCGAGCGTGCTTTCGCGTGCCAATGCCTGCTTCTGCCGGCTGGCCAGCATCTCGTCGTAAAAGCTGCCTTTTGGTGGGACATTGTGCTGGTGCAGAAACGTCtgcacggtggtggccagctgAAAAATCATCACCTCCCCCTTCAGCTCTTCTGCCTGCTGCTCCAGCTGCTCGGTCAGCTCGCGCACCAAGCTATCCGGAAGTCCAACGGCATTCCGGAGCTCTACCCTCGGTGGTCTGGAAGAACCGGGGAACCGGTTAGCAACCGTTTCGCACAAAGCAACCACTGCGCGGCTCACTCACTGTTTGGGATACTTTGATGTACAGCTGACGAGCAGATCAGCCTTGACGTACGCCTCCTTTGCAGATCCTTTCTGGGGCGTCAGATGTAGCCGCAGCTCCAGTGGTTTCCACTTGCCTCGAGGACGCAAATCTTCGACCTCAGCGTGAAAAATGGACTACAACGGGGAGACAAACGCGGAACGGTGAGACTGATTATACCATATGTTTAACCCAACGCCGGTGAACCCGTACCTTTATCACTTCCAGTTCACTTTCCTGGCGCTCGCGTAGCGTTTCTCGCTGCGCCATTCTGTGAGCCGCCGCCAAACCAGCAGCCAACTACTCCATAATGGCCACCAGCCCACACGGGCAGATTTTTGCCGCAATCAGCACTATTTTTGCGGCGTGTACAAACTAAACTATGACGTGCGGCACTTGCGCGATCAAAACAACTGgaattaatcaaataaacgCTAGACACCGATGAGCCGCCCGTGGTAGAGATCCTGAGTTGCGGAAGCGCGAACGCGGACCTTGTTGCTGTTTGACAGTGCTGTAGCTGCAAAGTACCTTGTCCGATGGAACGGAATGAACCGATCAACAGCCGCAATCAACAGCGCAATTTTTTAACCGTTGTACCGCTGGTAAAAAATTGTTAAAGTTCACAAACCACTTTTAGAGCACTGTACGATATATGactattaaaaataattgtttgtTCTACGTCCGGAATTTTCCTGAGGCTCGAGGGAGCGTCTCATCACAGGGTCGCTGTAGAAAGGAAGAAAGTTAAGAAAAGGAGAGCCGAAGGACTAACCATCGGCTATGTCCTTGCTCCTCATCGCCAAAGGATCAAATCGGTACGTTTGGCAACGCCAACCACTGCCGGACCGGGAAGTCCATACAAACCCGACGACGAAACTGATTAATCCACGGCATTTGAGCCGATGAGTTTCGCTGCGGCGTGTGTTCGGAAAAGGACAACAGAATGGGCTCTCGGCTTGAAATATGGACTAACTATGGacaatactttatttttcacaGTAGATGTTGAGTTCGGTCGCCTTTCTATACGTCTATCTGGTGCTTCTCTTGTTCACTGAGTATCGAACGGATCTTAAACAGCAGCTCCTTTTTCACGATATCAGGTACCATGGCCCGCGCTTGAGGCGTAACGTGCTGCACCACGGCATCGACACTGCTCAGTTCGCTCTCGGTGATGGCCTTCCGGCAAAGGAGCTGCACCTGATCGAACCATCCGCTCTCGATGAGCCGCTTCCGCAGCAAATCCTTTAGCCTAGAGCGATGTGTCGGTGAATGCGCGGCCCGTAAGAATACCCGGCTGATTTGGTACTTACTTTGTCCGGTCACCGCACAGGATAGTCATCTGATCGACACTTTTACTGTACatcgaagcgaaaaagaaagcgagGCGCTTTGCTTTATCCTGCAGAGGGTCAACACAACAAATCGACTGACAATCGGCTGGGGAAAAGGCGCAGGGTTCGCGGCTCGCCACAGTAGTGTGATCATTTTCACCGGGCCGCATCAGATGTTCAGTGTCAATTTTCctcaattttccactttgcATCAAGCAACCACCAGCAAAAAGGAGACAATCGAAGGACAATagatttgtttgcatttttgcgGATCGTACTGCGCTCAAGTGTAACGGTGGTGTTGTCGGTTGTCTGGACTCTGGCCTCTCTGCAGGGATGGGCGCAAACATCAACGATCTGCCGAACGAAATCCTCGAGTTTGTGTTCAGTTTGCTTCCGCCCTATCTTGACCTCGAGCAGTGTGCCGCAGTTTGCAAGCGTTGGAGTTTGTTGGCGCGCAGTAAGTACCATGGCGGACGCAGGAATCGGATTTCTCTAATCGGTCGGATTCACTGTCTTACAGATGTGCAAGCCCGGAAGAAGTCGAGCCTGCACAAGGGGCTGGTCGAGTTCAATCTCTGCTGGGAGGAGAACGTGTGCGGTTCGAACCCGCGGATTGCGGCCCGATTCGGTCATGCCAGTGCCATGCACCGTAACTCGATGTACGTGTTCGGTGGTGCCTCGTCGCACGACACGACGTTCAACGACCTGTGGAAGTTTGATCTGTCACGTCGCGAATGGGTGCGTCCCATCGCCATGGGCACGTACCCATCGCCGAAGGCCGGCGCCTCGCTGGTGTGCCACCGCGATTCGCTGATACTTTTCGGGGGCTGGCGCCATCCGTCGACCGTCCTCCATATGTACACCTTGATCGACGATCTGCACGTGTACAACATTCCGGAGAACCGGTGGACCATCCACAACAACCCGTCGTACGGGCCGCCACCCATGACGGGGCACTCGGCGACGGTGCATCGCAACAAGATGGTCCTGTTCGGGGGCTACGTGATGCACCAGGAAAGCCTCCACACGTCCAACGACATTTGGGTGTTGGACCTCGAGAAGCTCACCTGGAAGAAGCCGACGGtttcgaaccggaaaccaCCGCCACGGTACGGCCAGTACCAGATGGCCGTCGGTGAGGATCACATCCTGGTGCTCGGTGGGACCGGCGGCGTTAATCGTACGTTCAACGATGCGTGGCTGTTAGACATGCAGCGCGACACTTGGAGCTGGAAGCGTGTCGAGATCAGGAACCGGAAGGGACCGCATCCACAAAACTGGTGCTACCCGGCGTGTAACGTCGGCTCGAAAGTGATCGTGCTCGGTCCGACATCACCCAACGATTTCCAGATTATTCGCATATGCCCGAATCGGATCGTTTCCCATCGCGAACCGAACATTCCCAGGAACCCACCCGCGGTGCTACAGCGCCCGAATTTACCTCCTCCGGCgcaaccggcaccgccggtggcgggtCAGGCCGGGCCCAGGATACAGAGAAGCAACCACGTGTTACCGTCGCCACCAgccccaccaccactaccaccaccatcgccaccatcagcagcagctgcggccGCGCCCGTCAGTAATGGTGTCGGTGCGGCGGAACCAAAGCCCGGACCGTCGGGATTGCGAGCCGGTGCCCCGAAAAGCCCGAGTAGTTTCGGTGCATGCACACGGCCACTGATCACGATacggccactgccactgcaCACCATACGGAGCGCCTTTGCGCGACAATCTTCAGACGACGATCACTTACCGAAGCGCTTCAACCAGCAAAACCTGCCCGAGCAGAGCCACATGGAAATGGCGGCGTTCAGTGTTCCCCCGTCCATGCCCCGGGCCGTCAGTTCCCGCGAACGGCAGCTACAGCAGCTGATCAAAATGGAGGCCAAGCTGTTTGGTGTACAGTGCGCGAAAAAGGATGGCCAGGAACAGGcgcagcaacaaaacaattttctgcCGGCTCCGGACGCCCGTCTCCAGAGAGGTTCCCTGAAGACAGCGGCAGCGGAGGCGGAAGCAGCGCCCGCAGTGGTGGCCGAGTCAGGGAGTGGGCCGAGTAACGGTGTTCCCGCCGGCAACGCGTTACAACCGTCGGAACCCGTGACGCCGAAGCGCGTCAAGCGGAATGGTCTGGCGATTTATGTGTGCGACGTCTCGAACATACTGCCGACGGGGGGCGGCGAACCGTGGATCGAGTGGCAAGAGCTGAAAAACAGCGGCCAGATAGCGGGCGCACCGGACCACTACACCTTCTCGACGATGGTCAGCGGCAACGGAGAACTGATCGTGTTTGGTGGGGTGTACAAAAATCCACAGGTTCGCTCGGAAAACATGTTCGTTTCGAACTCCGTGCACTTTCTAACCGTTCCGACGGCGGTCGTTTGAATGGGGCGCCCGACGCGTCCGACGGATTTGATTGTAGATCATGCAAATAATATTAGCCGTGGTATAAGGATGCTTGTGGGATTTGATTTAGTGTTAATTTGATGACAAACCTCATGTTCGCGTGTTGATAATAATCTAAAGTTAAACCAAGTCGTTTAAAAAAGGGTAAATAAACAGAATACTATTCTCATCACTGTGCTTTCATTCTCACCGGTCACTGCGAGCCAAATTGCTGGCAACACTGCTGTCAGTGGCAAAAGGTCGAAGTCGGTGGttgggtgtttgtttgatCAGGTTCGATTTCGGGTGTTGATTGGAGCGCCAGAAAAGGGATTAAACAATAGTGAGGCCGCACTCGTATTCGTCCACCCGCGAACAGATCCAGATTGTGGACCTGAAGCGCCGAGCTTTGTGAGCGACAACACACTCATCGTCTCGCGCTAATCTCgtcattgtcgtcgtcgagggtTACTCGATTTCGCTCGTCATCGCAGTTCAAAGAGCGAAGGATCATCGTCGGGAGCGTGTGCATATCGGTGTGCTTTGTTTACGCGGGCCTGCCGCCGTGAAAGCGGTTACTCCGGGCCCACCGAACCCGcctgaaacggaaacggaacccgcCACACGGAATTGATCGCCGCGCGCACACTGACGAGACGAGGAAGCACTTCCCCACCCCGTCCGTTTTTATGAACACTGCAAAAGAAAAGAGCCTCTCGGACGACGATTCAAGGTAATACACCCAGGGCAACCTGGCCGTTCACTTTTACTCGAAAAGAAATTGCTTGTCACAGTCGCGCGCCGTTAAGCAGCACATGTCAAGTTCTTGCCTTCCCGTCCGCTGCACTTCCGAGCAGAGCTGATGGCCGCGTCACTGTTCCGCTCGAAGGCTAATTTGGTCGTTAAGAGCTTCTTTGTTTCCATAACAACGAAGAAGCGAGTGGAGCGGTGTGCTTCCAGCGGTCAGCAGTTTGATTATCGAATTTCAGTTTAACTGCTCATACGCGGCCGGACGGACACGCCGCCTACAGGTGGCCACCAATTCCCTACCCTGTCTTTCAGCACCCTTCCCGGTGAGTATGTTAGGGCTCTTTGCTTTCCTCGAGTGCACCCCGATTGTGTTGCTTGCGTGCTGCGAGTGTTGCTTTTTTACGACTACCGATCTAGGAGGCCGTAGTGTGTGCCGCCTCAGTGAACGGATAAGGGTGACCACCCAGACCAGGAGGACGTATGCGGGCCATATCACAACACGCGGGGCTTTCCCGATCTCTGTAACGTTTCAGAAACGATGAAGAATCGTCACCGACAGCTCCGCGATCTAGTAAGGATGAGAGCGACGAAACAAACTCGAACAACCAACAGACTGCGCGGACGGACCGAATGTCCCATGGTGCCTGCGGCCATTCGTCCTCCAATCGCAGTATGCGAGCGAACAAAAACGAGCATCCCAATGCCCGAGTCGTGCCCCAGTCGGGTGCTCAGTCGTCCAAAGGATCGGCCGGCGGCAGACGGGCGGCCAACGAGGAGCAGGAGATGAAGCGTGCCTCGGCGAAGAAGCTGATCGAACAGTACTTCTACCAGCTGGTGGACGGTTGCGGGAATCCTTCCTGCACCAACAAGCACTGCGCATCGAGCGGGAAGGTGGAAAAGCTCACCCCGAATGCGGCCGCCGCTCGCGCGATACAGCTGTTCTCGCAAGAGGCAACCCTGTGTTACGAGGCGCAGCCCTCCAAGGtgcagaaaacggaacaaaagtACACGGCAAGCGGTAGTTCGTCTGCGGCGGCGGACAGAAAGTGTAACCAAGCAAGACGCACCAGTCCACGGTTACAGCAGAcaccggcggtgacggcggcggcggtctcCAACCAGCGGGCGGAATCCATGGAAGTGGCCTACGAAAGGTACGTGTGCGTTCCTGCGTGTGCTTGGcctgcttcgtttcgttttgcttgcaTTCAGTGCACGAAACCAATCGCAGTGTACTGTGTTTTCGTGTCTACTTGATCGCTCCAGTACTTTCCATTCTAGTTCGGCGCAGGATTTGGAATCGATGGAAGACGACACCATGACACCGCTGGAGTGTTCCGACGGAATCGGAGACATGGAGCACAGTCCGGCCGAAAAGAAcgctaccagcagcagcagtagcagtaggGGTGGTGTAAAAACTCCGAGCAACCCGCGCGACAGTGCCCctggtgtcggtggcggcagcaaaaCCGCCAGCAGTACCACGCAGTATCTGGACGAACAGATTTTGCAGGAATTTAGTGACCAGTGTACGGCGCTAGGATCGGACACGCTGCTCATCCGACCGCTCGGTGCCATATTTTCCTCCTACCATCTGCTGGCGGCCAGCTTTCAGCGCAGCAAAGCCACGTCCAGTATCGACCGGGTGCTGGCCCGGGCTCCGCCCGGTGATTTGCGGAACATGAAAAAGGAAGACTTGCGCTCGCTCGAGGGGGATCTCGATA
The nucleotide sequence above comes from Anopheles bellator chromosome 1, idAnoBellAS_SP24_06.2, whole genome shotgun sequence. Encoded proteins:
- the LOC131214926 gene encoding F-box only protein 42 gives rise to the protein MGANINDLPNEILEFVFSLLPPYLDLEQCAAVCKRWSLLARNVQARKKSSLHKGLVEFNLCWEENVCGSNPRIAARFGHASAMHRNSMYVFGGASSHDTTFNDLWKFDLSRREWVRPIAMGTYPSPKAGASLVCHRDSLILFGGWRHPSTVLHMYTLIDDLHVYNIPENRWTIHNNPSYGPPPMTGHSATVHRNKMVLFGGYVMHQESLHTSNDIWVLDLEKLTWKKPTVSNRKPPPRYGQYQMAVGEDHILVLGGTGGVNRTFNDAWLLDMQRDTWSWKRVEIRNRKGPHPQNWCYPACNVGSKVIVLGPTSPNDFQIIRICPNRIVSHREPNIPRNPPAVLQRPNLPPPAQPAPPVAGQAGPRIQRSNHVLPSPPAPPPLPPPSPPSAAAAAAPVSNGVGAAEPKPGPSGLRAGAPKSPSSFGACTRPLITIRPLPLHTIRSAFARQSSDDDHLPKRFNQQNLPEQSHMEMAAFSVPPSMPRAVSSRERQLQQLIKMEAKLFGVQCAKKDGQEQAQQQNNFLPAPDARLQRGSLKTAAAEAEAAPAVVAESGSGPSNGVPAGNALQPSEPVTPKRVKRNGLAIYVCDVSNILPTGGGEPWIEWQELKNSGQIAGAPDHYTFSTMVSGNGELIVFGGVYKNPQVRSENMFVSNSVHFLTVPTAVV
- the LOC131216814 gene encoding enhancer of yellow 2 transcription factor — encoded protein: MYSKSVDQMTILCGDRTKLKDLLRKRLIESGWFDQVQLLCRKAITESELSSVDAVVQHVTPQARAMVPDIVKKELLFKIRSILSEQEKHQIDV